From a region of the Coffea arabica cultivar ET-39 chromosome 3e, Coffea Arabica ET-39 HiFi, whole genome shotgun sequence genome:
- the LOC140038554 gene encoding pentatricopeptide repeat-containing protein At4g04370-like translates to MISGLVQNERADTALEVFRLMLISGAMPSSATLASAIAACAQLVSYKLGTSLHGYIMRQNIAVDVPFQNALVTMYAKCGYLDQSFVVFQMMQERDVVSWNAIVAANAQNGKLREAFCLFNEMRTALIKPDSVSVVCLLQACASIGAYQQGKWIHTFVIRSYLEPCIRIDTALVDMYCKCGNLAIARKCFDNMPLHDIVSWSIIILENLY, encoded by the coding sequence ATGATATCAGGGCTTGTACAGAATGAGCGTGCTGATACAGCATTGGAAGTCTTTAGGCTGATGTTAATTTCTGGAGCGATGCCATCCAGTGCTACATTGGCGAGTGCTATTGCAGCTTGTGCTCAGTTGGTGTCATATAAACTAGGGACTTCACTTCATGGCTATATCATGAGGCAAAATATAGCTGTTGATGTTCCTTTCCAAAATGCACTTGTTACTATGTATGCGAAGTGTGGCTACCTAGATCAAAGTTTTGTGGTTTTTCAGATGATGCAGGAAAGAGATGTTGTATCCTGGAATGCAATTGTTGCTGCTAATGCTCAAAATGGGAAATTAAGAGAAGCTTTCTGTTTGTTTAATGAAATGAGAACAGCTCTTATAAAGCCTGATTCAGTCAGTGTTGTCTGTCTTCTTCAAGCTTGTGCTTCTATAGGGGCATACCAGCAAGGGAAGTGGATTCACACCTTTGTCATTAGAAGCTATCTTGAACCATGCATTAGGATTGACACAGCTTTGGTTGATATGTATTGTAAATGCGGTAACTTGGCTATTGCTAGGAAGTGTTTTGATAACATGCCACTGCATGACATAGTTTCGTGGAGTATAATTATTTTGGAGAATTTGTATTAG